The nucleotide sequence TCGAGTCCCCGCGCGTCCCGGCGAAGTGCGGCGTCTCGGGCGTGATCCTCGTCGCACCCCGGAGGGGCCCGGATCGGTCCCTGGTGCGCCGAGCACGGAGCACCCGCTCAGCGTCCGTGACCTCCTCACCGCCGTCCAGGGCCACTTCGACGAGATGGCCCTGGGTGCGTTGCACGCCATCCGGCGCGCCGCGCAGGACGCCGCCCGGCCCTGGTCCGGTGTCAGCTGGCGCTCTCCAGGTGCGCGAGGCGCAGCCAGCGGTGCATGAGCCGGCGGAACGCCACGGCGGCGCCGTGGGCGTCCCGCGCGGCCAGCAGCTCCACGGCGTCCGAGAAGTCCTGCGGGCTCTCGTCCGGCTGGAACGGGTCAGCGAGCGAGCCGTAGTGCAGGACCACGAGGGAGTTGGCGGAGAACGCCCCGAGCCACCGGCCCAGGTGCGTGAGGTCCTCGGCGAGGTCCTCGAGGTCCTCGCCGCCCGCGTCCTCCACCACCTGCGCGGCGCGCACCACGCGACGGGTCGCGAGGTCCACCGGCACCGCGCACCGGTGCACGCGGTTGCCGTGGTGGAAGCTCTCGGTGTGGTCCTGGGCGGTGAAGAGGGAGAACCACGCCATGGGGACGGTGAACGCCGACTGGCGCGCGTGGACGGGCACGAAGTGCTCCCGGCTCACGCGATCGCCCGCGGCCCGGACGGCGTCCTCGGGGATGAGCAGGTTGGGCAGGGGCTGGCCGCCCTCCTCCTCGGCGAGCGCCACGAGCCGCAGCGAGCGCCGCAGCCGCTGCGGGGGGTGGTAGACGGGGAAGTCCCCGACCCCCGCCGCGAGCATGTCCCGGCCCCGGGGCGCCGCGGAGAACGGCAGGGTCCACAGCGGCTCCACGGCCGGGGGCAGGGGCTCCTGGCCCGGCTCGGCCAGGCGGGCGAGCTGCTCGGTCAGCTCGTTGACCCCGGCCTCCTCGGGGGACAGGGCCCGGGGCACCAGCGGGGCGTACACGGCGTCGAGCTCCTCGGCGGGCACGTACACCCGCAGGGCGAACTGGTGGGGGATCCCGGTGGCCGAGCGGAACGTCCGGCCGACCTGCAGCAGCTGGGCCACGGCGGCTCAGGCGATCTCGACGACGACGGGGGCGTGGTCCGAGGCGCCCTTGCCCTTGCGCTCCTCGCGGTCGATCGACGCGTCGGTGACGCGGCCGGCCAGGGCGGGGGAGTAGAGCTGGAAGTCGATGCGCATGCCCTCCTTCTTCGGGAAGCGCAGGCCCTTGTAGTCCCAGTACGTGTAGACGCCCGGGCCGGGGTGCCGGGGGCGGACCACGTCCAGGTAGCCGGCCTCCTCGAGGAAGGCGCGGAAGGCGGCGCGCTCGGGCGCGCTGACATGGGTCAGGCCGTTGTCGAGGAAGAACTGCATGTCCCACACGTCCTCGTCCTGCGGGGCCACGTTCCAGTCGCCCACCAGGGCGACCTGCGCCGTGGAGTCCTCGTCGACCCACTGCTTGGCGTGGTCCTTGAGCACGCGCAGCCACTCCAGCTTGTAGGGCATGTGCGGGTCCTCCAGGCCGCGGCCGTTGGGGACGTAGAGGGACCAGACGCGCACGCCGGCGCACGTGGCGCCGATCGCCCGGGCCTCCTGCACGGGCTCCTCGCCGGGCTTGCCGAAGGCCGGCTGGTCCGGGAAGGTGCGCTCGACGTCCTCGAGGCCCACCCGGGAGGCGATCGCCACGCCGTTCCACTGGCTGAGGCCGAAGTGGGCGACGTCGTAGCCCATGTACTCGAAGAGCTCCCAGGGGAAGTTGTCGTCCTTCGCCTTGGTCTCCTGCATGGCCAGGACGTCCACGTCCGAGCGCTGCAGCCACGCCTCCACACGGTCGGCGCGGGCGCGGACGGAGTTCACGTTCCAGGTGGCGATCCTCATGGGCCCCACGTTACCGGCTGCCCCGGACGGGAATTTTCAGCACCCCTTGCGCAGCACCGGTCCAGGTGACATGGTTAGTTACATAACTAATGAACCAGTGAGGGGGAGGGCCGTGATCGCCGACGACCGCC is from Kocuria rosea and encodes:
- a CDS encoding exodeoxyribonuclease III, whose protein sequence is MRIATWNVNSVRARADRVEAWLQRSDVDVLAMQETKAKDDNFPWELFEYMGYDVAHFGLSQWNGVAIASRVGLEDVERTFPDQPAFGKPGEEPVQEARAIGATCAGVRVWSLYVPNGRGLEDPHMPYKLEWLRVLKDHAKQWVDEDSTAQVALVGDWNVAPQDEDVWDMQFFLDNGLTHVSAPERAAFRAFLEEAGYLDVVRPRHPGPGVYTYWDYKGLRFPKKEGMRIDFQLYSPALAGRVTDASIDREERKGKGASDHAPVVVEIA